The following coding sequences are from one Alosa alosa isolate M-15738 ecotype Scorff River chromosome 3, AALO_Geno_1.1, whole genome shotgun sequence window:
- the LOC125292221 gene encoding mitogen-activated protein kinase kinase kinase kinase 4-like — translation MREIRRCGGTSSGCSRRTRALPGAGVTAPAGAAAREQEVAPTTGRAPGASSSRRSRGWSNMAGGAARQRARQGGASRKEAVMWRLPYGGARRRRTGRRAEEKEEKSLQAGQEYITSAAGGRSRGIWRFTKQLLRQAMLLESKWRELEEQRQAERLQRQVQEEQAYLLTLQQQQLPLDRNRTTLQHLQQPLDKSNNRLLNSQQPLDKNDSRLQNSQQPLDNNDSRLQNSQQPLDRVAQKAHQPSRRLPAPPPPPDRHKLLSHMPNGPLSEMSQQQQLQQKQQQQLHNHQQSHQQPPHVCQQVLPQNSHFLPLSRPALSSPPANPDSAKDPPHQDPPTTGPVLDCVEFSEPIVEDERYRKNVQGSPQAAPTKQAPPAVPPRADAHANGSAPDNQAMHRPGEPQVPVRTSSRSPLHGNLVPGNLAPSNQAAHRGAPSNSEQRLLWERVERLGSGSSSGSTSSTDQQRPRSEGVMHATP, via the exons ATGCGGGAAATTCGGCGCTGCGGAGGGACTTCATCCGGCTGCAGCAGGAGAACAAGGGCGCTTCCGGGCGCTGGCGTAACAGCTCCTGCAGGAGCAGCAGCTCGCGAGCAGGAGGTGGCGCCAACTACTGGCCGAGCGCCAGGCGCATCGAGCAGCAGAAGGAGCAGAGGCTGGAG CAACATGGCGGGAGGTGCGGCCCGGCAGCGGGCGCGACAGGGAGGCGCGAGCAGGAAGGAGGCGGTGATGTGGAGGTTGCCTTATGGAGgcgcaaggaggaggaggaccggCCGCCGCgcagaggagaaggaagagaagagcCTACAGGCAGGGCAG GAGTATATCACGTCGGCAGCTGGAGGAAGGAGCAGAGGCATCTGGAGATTCACAAAGCAACTTCTACGACAGGCCATGCTACTG GAGAGTAAGTGGCGTGAGCTGGAAGAGCAGCGGCAGGCTGAGAGGCTGCAGAGGCAGGTCCAGGAGGAACAGGCCTACCTGCTCaccctgcaacaacagcagctccCATTGGACAGGAACAGGACCACCCTGCAGCATCTTCAGCAGCCATTGGACAAGAGCAATAATAGATTACTGAATTCTCAACAGCCACTGGACAAGAATGACAGCAGATTACAGAATTCTCAACAGCCATTGGACAATAATGACAGCAGATTACAGAATTCTCAACAGCCATTGGACAGAGTTGCACAAAAAGCTCACCAGCCAAGCAGGAGACTCCCTGCTCCACCTCCCCCACCGGACAGACATAAACTGCTCTCACACATGCCCAATGGACCCCTATCAGAGAtgagtcaacaacaacaactgcaacaaaaacaacagcaacaattacATAATCATCAACAGTCACATCAACAGCCACCTCATGTTTGTCAGCAAGTATTACCTCAGAACAGCCATTTCCTGCCTCTGTCAAGGCCCGCCCTTTCATCTCCTCCTGCCAATCCAGACAGCGCCAAGGACCCACCCCACCAAGATCCACCAACCACAGGCCCTGTGCTGGACTGTGTGGAATTCAGTGAGCCAATAGTAGAG gatgagcGCTACAGGAAGAATGTCCAGGGCTCTCCTCAGGCTGCCCCGACCAAACAGGCTCCGCCTGCCGTGCCGCCCCGAGCCGACGCCCACGCCAACGGCAGCGCCCCCGACAACCAAGCCATGCACCGGCCCGGCGAGCCACAG GTCCCAGTGCGGACCAGCTCCAGATCCCCCCTCCATGGCAACCTGGTGCCTGGCAACCTGGCGCCTAGCAACCAGGCAGCACACAGAGGTGCCCCCAG TAACTCTGAGCAGCGGTTGCTATGGGAACGCGTGGAGCGGTTGGGCAGTGGAAGTTCCTCTGGGTCCACTAGCAGTACAGACCAACAGAGGCCACggagtga AGGGGTCATGCATGCAACTCCTTGA